CCACCTCGTCGGCAACCGGGGCATCGCCCTCGGTTTCGACCGGGGTGTCCTTGGACGTTTCCGCGGCGGCCTCTGCAGGCGCCTCAGCGACCGGTGCATTGACGGCGGTTTCGGTCACCTCTGCGGGCGCAGCCGCCTCTTCGGCAACCGGTTGTTCCACCGGTGTCTCTGCGGGGGCCTCGGCTTCGACAGGCGCTTCCACCGCAGCTTCGACCACACCCGGTTCGGGCTGGGCTTCGACCGGGGTTTCAGCCGGCGCTTCCTCAGCGGCGACCACGGTCACCTCGGGCTCGGCCTTCTTTCGGCTGCGCGAGCGGCGGGTCCGCTTGGGCTTCTCGGCGGACGCCTCCTCGGCGGCGGGAGCATCCGCGGCTTCGGCTTGAGCCGGAGCCTCTGCCGGAGTTTCTGGCGCAGCCTCGGCGACCTCCTCGGCGGCCACTTGGCGCACCGCTTCGCCGTGCGCCTCGGGCTTGGCCTCGCTGTTGCCCTCGTCGTCAGCACCGGTCTCGTCGCCGTTCTGACCATCCCGGTTCTTCGACCGCGAGCGGCGGCGGCGGCGGCGGCGCTTCTTGGGCTTGCCGTCGGAATCCTCGTCGCTGGACCCATTGTCGCCGGACCCATTGTCGCTGTCGGTCTCGGACTGTGCCTTGGCTTCGGCCTCCGCCTCGATCAGTTCCTCGTCCTCGTCTTCCTCGCCGGGGTAATCCTCGTCGACTTGGTCCATGAGCGAGGCGGTCGCCGAGACCACCGGCGCAACCACTTCGGGCACGTTGCGCGTCGCGGTCTTGAACTTCTCCATCGAGAAGTCGGGGCTGACGAGATGCGTGTCCCCCTCGATGCGCACGGCCATGCCGTAGCGCGCCTCGATCTGGGCGACGTGTTCGCGCTTTTGGTTCATCAGGTAGTTGGCGATGCCCACCGGGCATTTCACCAGCACCTCGCGGGAGCGGCGGCGCACGCCCTCTTCCTCGATCTGGCGCAGGATGTTCAGCGCCATGTTGTCATCCGAGCGGATCAGGCCGGTGCCGTGGCAGGCCGCGCAGGGCTGCGTGGTGGCCTCGATCATGCCCGGGCGCAGGCGCTGGCGCGACATCTCGAGAAGGCCGAAGCCCGAGATGCGGCCGACCTGGATGCGGGCGCGGTCGGTCTTGAGCTTGTCCTTCAGCTTCTTCTCGACGGCGGCGTTGTTCTTGCGCTCTTCCATGTCGATGAAGTCGATGACGATGAGGCCGGCAAGGTCGCGCAGACGCAGCTGGCGCGCCACTTCTTCGGCGGCCTCCAGGTTGGTCTTCAGCGCGGTCTCCTCGATCGAGCCTTCCTTGGTGGCCCGGCCCGAGTTCACGTCGATCGCCACCAGCGCCTCGGTGACGCCGATCACGATGTAGCCGCCGGATTTCAGCTGCACGGTCGGGTTGAACATGCCGCCGAGGTAGGTCTCGACCTGGTAGCGCGCGAAGAGCGGCATCGGGTCGAGGTAGTGCTTCACGTTCTTCGCGTGGGACGGCATGATCATCTTCATGAAGTCCTTGGCGTTGCGGTAGCCGCGCTCGCCTTCCACGTGCACCTCGTCGATCTCGCGGTTGTAGAGGTCGCGGATCGAGCGCTTAATGAGATCGCCCTCTTCGTAGATTTTCGCGGGCGCCACCGATTGCAGCGTCAGCTCGCGGATCTGCTCCCAGAGGCGTTGCAGGTATTCGTAGTCGCGCTTGATCTCGGTCTTGGTGCGCTTGGCGCCGGCGGTCCGGATGATCAGCCCCGCGCCTTTCGGCACGTCGATGCTCTGCGCGATCTCCTTCAGCTTCGAGCGGTCGGCAGCATTGGTGATCTTGCGCGAGATGCCACCGCCACGGGCGGTGTTCGGCATCAGCACGCAGTAGCGACCGGCGAGCGACAGATAGGTGGTCAGCGCCGCGCCCTTGTTGCCGCGCTCTTCCTTGACGACCTGCACCAGCAGGATCTGGCGGACCTTGATCACTTCCTGGATCTTGTACTTCCGCGCCCGCGGCTTGCGCGCCGGGCGGATGTCTTCCTCGGTGTCGTCGTCGGCGACGGACTCGATGCTATCATCCGACTTCGCCGCGTCGAGCTCGTGGTCATCGTCCTGATCGTCGGCCTCGGGCGCTTCGTCCGGCGCCTTGAGATCGGTCTCTTCGGCGACGGGCTCCTCGACCGGGGTTTCGGCCACGGTTTCCATCGGCGACAGACCTTCGTCGTCGCGCGTGTCGAGAACATCATCCCCGAGGTCGATGGTTTCCATGCCCGAGATGCCCTCGGACACGTCGCCCGAGACCTCTTCCGAGACTTCGCCGGTGACCAGCTTGTCGCCGGTGCTCGCCTGCTCCGCCTTGCTGCGCGAGCGCGAGCGGCGGGTGCGCGACCGCGCGTTCTTCGAGCGCGACTTTTCCTTGTCGTCCTCGTCCTCTTCGGCCGCCAGAGCAGCCTCTTCCTCCATCAGCGCCTGACGGTCGGCAACGGGGATCTGGTAGTAGTCGGGATGGATTTCCGAGAAGGCGAGGAAGCCGTGGCGGTTTCCGCCGTAATCCACGAAGGCTGCCTGCAGCGAGGGCTCGACCCTGGTGACTTTCGCCAGGTAGATATTGCCTGCTAGCTGGCGCTTGTTTTCCGATTCAAAATCGAATTCCTCGACCTTGTTTCCGTCGACCACCACAACGCGGGTCTCTTCCGCGTGGGTGGCATCGATGAGCATTTTCTTTGCCATGTTTTCCGTGTGCACGGCACATGCGCCAGAAACCCGGGCGGAGCCGGGCTGCGAGGTGATGTGGCGTGGCTTGTCTGGGCGGTGAGCGGCGCGCAGGCACGGGAAGACAATCTGTCTTCGCCCAGGTGCCTGATCTGCGTCGCGCGCTTCATCGCGGTTCTTCTCCGACACCGTCAGGGCGAAACGCCTCGCGGTGCCTTGTTGCGGCCCGTCGCCTTGGGCGGTCCGGGCAATGTGCTTGGCCTTGCGGCCTGATCGGTCTGCCCGGGGTCCTGTGGCGGACGGCTCCGAAGCAGCGAAACTCTTTGGCACAGTGTCACGCGGATGGCGCAAAACCCACTGGCCTAATGGGTACCATAGGGGAATCGCCGCCCCAATGACAATATGGAATGTGACGGCTGCATGATTTCATCCACAGGGCTGCCGCCATCTCGCGCGGTCGCGGCGCCCCGCCTTAGACACCCGCCCTGCCCGCCGCGGACCCCGGTGATCCCGCCCGCGCATTTTTGGTATACCACATCTATTGACCTTGCGTCGCGCTGCGTATTCAACTCGGCCCGACCTGCCCCGGACACATCGCCGCGGCACAGACGAGGAGAACTTCATGACCGGAAGAAACAGGCTCAAGGCGCGGCTCAGGGCCGGAGAAACGGTCACCGCGGCCTGGTTCGAGCTGGGCTCGCCCGAGGTGGCCGAGCTGCTGGTCTACAGCGGCTGGGACGTGCTGGTGATCGATTGCGAGCATGGCTCGGCGGGGCTCGAGGCGGGGTTGAACCTGCTGCGCGCAGTCGAGGGGGCCGGCGGCGAGGCGGTGATCCGCGTGCCCGACGCATCCGAGGCGACGCTGAAGCGCGCGCTCGACCGCGGCGCCCGCTCGATCATGGTGCCGATGGTGCATACCGCCGAGATGGCGCGCGAGATCGCTTCCTACTGCCTCTATGCGCCGCGCGGACGGCGGGGCTACGCCGCCCCCATCGTACGGGCCACCAACTGGGGCAACCTGCCCGGCTATGGTGCCACCGCGCATGAAGAGCTGCTGCTGATGGCGCAGGTCGAGCATGTGGACACGGTGGCGGAAGTCGCCGAGATCGCCAAGGTCGAGGGCATCGACATGGCCTTCGTCGGCCCAAACGATTTCGCCGCCTCCATGGGCCTGCTCGAGCAGACCGAGCACCCCGACGTCCGCGCCAAGATCGCCGAAGCGGAAAAGGCGGCGCTCGACGGCGGGCTTCTGCTCGGCACGATCACCGGCGTCGCTGGTCCGGGCCGAGGCTACGGCGAGCTGCGCGAGGCGGGGTATCGCTTCATCGTCGGCCCGAACGACGTTGGCCTTCTGGCCGGGGCCGCCCGTGCCGCAAAGGCGCAGGCCGCCGACGCGCTTGGCGAGGCGGCACCAGAGACCGCCCCGCGCGCGAGCTACTGAGGCTCAGTCGAAGGCCTTGAGACGCTTGATCAGCGAGGACGTGTCCCAGCGGCCGCCGCCCATGGACTGCACGTCCTTGTAGAACTGGTCCACCAGCGCCGTCACCGGCAGCGAGGCGCCGATCTCGTTGCCGGTGGCAA
The sequence above is a segment of the Alloyangia pacifica genome. Coding sequences within it:
- a CDS encoding Rne/Rng family ribonuclease produces the protein MAKKMLIDATHAEETRVVVVDGNKVEEFDFESENKRQLAGNIYLAKVTRVEPSLQAAFVDYGGNRHGFLAFSEIHPDYYQIPVADRQALMEEEAALAAEEDEDDKEKSRSKNARSRTRRSRSRSKAEQASTGDKLVTGEVSEEVSGDVSEGISGMETIDLGDDVLDTRDDEGLSPMETVAETPVEEPVAEETDLKAPDEAPEADDQDDDHELDAAKSDDSIESVADDDTEEDIRPARKPRARKYKIQEVIKVRQILLVQVVKEERGNKGAALTTYLSLAGRYCVLMPNTARGGGISRKITNAADRSKLKEIAQSIDVPKGAGLIIRTAGAKRTKTEIKRDYEYLQRLWEQIRELTLQSVAPAKIYEEGDLIKRSIRDLYNREIDEVHVEGERGYRNAKDFMKMIMPSHAKNVKHYLDPMPLFARYQVETYLGGMFNPTVQLKSGGYIVIGVTEALVAIDVNSGRATKEGSIEETALKTNLEAAEEVARQLRLRDLAGLIVIDFIDMEERKNNAAVEKKLKDKLKTDRARIQVGRISGFGLLEMSRQRLRPGMIEATTQPCAACHGTGLIRSDDNMALNILRQIEEEGVRRRSREVLVKCPVGIANYLMNQKREHVAQIEARYGMAVRIEGDTHLVSPDFSMEKFKTATRNVPEVVAPVVSATASLMDQVDEDYPGEEDEDEELIEAEAEAKAQSETDSDNGSGDNGSSDEDSDGKPKKRRRRRRRSRSKNRDGQNGDETGADDEGNSEAKPEAHGEAVRQVAAEEVAEAAPETPAEAPAQAEAADAPAAEEASAEKPKRTRRSRSRKKAEPEVTVVAAEEAPAETPVEAQPEPGVVEAAVEAPVEAEAPAETPVEQPVAEEAAAPAEVTETAVNAPVAEAPAEAAAETSKDTPVETEGDAPVADEVAQEVAEVPVAEEAKAEPEPERTPEPVAAEADDASKPKRRGWWSR
- a CDS encoding HpcH/HpaI aldolase family protein, whose protein sequence is MTGRNRLKARLRAGETVTAAWFELGSPEVAELLVYSGWDVLVIDCEHGSAGLEAGLNLLRAVEGAGGEAVIRVPDASEATLKRALDRGARSIMVPMVHTAEMAREIASYCLYAPRGRRGYAAPIVRATNWGNLPGYGATAHEELLLMAQVEHVDTVAEVAEIAKVEGIDMAFVGPNDFAASMGLLEQTEHPDVRAKIAEAEKAALDGGLLLGTITGVAGPGRGYGELREAGYRFIVGPNDVGLLAGAARAAKAQAADALGEAAPETAPRASY